The following are encoded in a window of Poecile atricapillus isolate bPoeAtr1 chromosome 21, bPoeAtr1.hap1, whole genome shotgun sequence genomic DNA:
- the ULK2 gene encoding serine/threonine-protein kinase ULK2 isoform X1, with translation MMEVVGDFEYSKKDLIGHGAFAVVFKGRHRKKTDWEVAIKSINKKNLSKSQILLGKEIKILKELQHENIVALYDVQEMPNSVFLVMEYCNGGDLADYLQAKGTLSEDTIRVFLQQIAAAMRILHSKGIIHRDLKPQNILLSYASRRKSSVSGIRIKIADFGFARYLHSNMMAATLCGSPMYMAPEVIMSQHYDAKADLWSIGTVIYQCLVGKPPFQANSPQDLRMFYEKNRNLIPSIPRETSAYLADLLLGLLQRNQKDRMDFEAFFNHPFLDHVSTVKKSCPVPVPTYPGSVSGSSCGSSPCRFASPPSLPDMQHIQEENLSSPPLGPPNYLQVSKDSASTSSKNSSCDTDDFVLVPHNISSDHSYDMPLGAAGRRASSEFLMCGGQSPLTISGSSGTVQKPSSASSRNAASGTANRHCQPSVSPRSETAPIPVPTQLRNYQRIEQNLSSTASPVSNPHGSPRAGIVRRSNTSPMGFMKMGSCSPVPADTAQGVGRRLSTGSSRPYSPSPLVGTIPEQLGHCCCGQLQGHESRSRNFSGSPVPPSQSPQSLLMGARLQSAPTLTDIYQNKQKLRKQHSDPVCPSYAGYGYSHSPQPTRPGSLGTSPTKHMGSSPRSSDWLFKTPLPTIIGSPTKATAPFKIPKTQASSNLLALANRQGLAETPLQPKDITDPRDFTHFHSSQAADKQAGEQHSKTTFGRSVSTGKLSDQQVKTTLGGQLYQGSTDSLNTERPMDTAPAGAYGIAMATPSMGSGASSRAVMFTVGSPPSSATPPTCTHMVLRTRTTSVGSNSSGGSLCSTSGRVYMGSPPGIYMGSSPPGAEAAPSLKYIPYGTSPPSLEGFITFEAPELPEETLMEREHTDTLRHLNMMLTFTECVLDLTAVRGGNPDLCTSAVSLYQIQESIVVDQISQLSKEWGQVEQLVLYMKAAQLLASSLHLAKAQVKSGKLNPSTAVKQVVKSLNERYKFCIGMCKKLTEKLNRFFSDKQRFIDEINSVTAEKLIYSCAVEMVQSAALDEMFQQTEDITYRYHKAALLLEGLTKILQDPADIENVHKYKSSIERRLSALCYSTVAVYEQ, from the exons GAAATGCCCAATTCTGTCTTTTTGGTCATGGAG TACTGCAATGGTGGGGACTTGGCAGATTACTTACAAG CTAAGGGGACTCTGAGTGAGGACACCATCCGAGTGTTCCTGCAGCAGATTGCAGCAGCCATGCGCATCCTGCACAGCAAAGGCATCATCCACAGGGACCTCAAACCCCAGAACATTCTCTTGTCCTACGCCAGCCGGCGGAAATCCAGTGTCAGTGGCATACGCATCAAAATAG CTGACTTTGGGTTTGCTCGTTATCTGCACAGCAACATGATGGCTGCAACTCTGTGTGGTTCCCCTATGTACATG GCCCCTGAAGTGATTATGTCTCAACACTACGATGCTAAAGCAGACCTGTGGAGCATAGGAACTGTGATTTATCAGTGTCTTGTTGGAAAACCACCTTTTCAG GCCAATAGTCCTCAAGATTTGAGAATGTTTTACGAAAAGAACAGGAATTTGATTCCTAG TATTCCCAGGGAAACATCAGCTTACCTGGCTGACCTGCTGTTGGGTTTGCTTCAGAGGAACCAAAAGGATAGAATGGACTTTG AAGCATTTTTCAACCACCCTTTCCTGGATCACGTTTCAACAGTGAAAAAAT CTTGTCCTGTACCAGTGCCCACATATCCAGGCTCAGTCTCTGGCAGTTCCTGTGGTAGCTCTCCTTGTCGCTTTGCTTCTCCTCCA TCTCTGCCAGACATGCAGCACATTCAGGAAGAAAATTTGTCTTCCCCTCCGCTGGGTCCTCCTAACTATCTTCAAGTTTCTAAAGACTCTGCCAGTACCAGTAGCAAGAACTCCTCTTGTGACACAGATGACTTTGTTCTTGTCCCACACAATATCTCTTCTGACCATTCAT ATGATAtgcctctgggagcagctggcaggCGGGCTTCCAGTGAGTTCTTGATGTGTGGAGG gCAGTCACCATTAACTATTTCTGGAAGCTCAGGAACTGTACAGAAACCATCCTCAGCCTCTTCTCGAAATGCTGCTTCTGGTACAGCTAACAG GCACTGTCAGCCTTCCGTGTCCCCCCGCAGCGAGACGGCACCGATCCCGGTTCCCACCCAGCTCCGGAATTACCAGCGCATAGAACAGAACCTGTCTTCTACTGCCAGCCCTGTGTCAAACCCCCACGGATCACCCAG AGCCGGGATTGTGAGACGCTCCAACACCAGCCCCATGGGGTTCATGAAGATGGGCTCGTGCTCTCCAGTGCCAGCTGACACTGCCCAGGGTGTTGGGCGCAGGTTGTCCACAGGATCTTCCAGACCATATTCTCCTTCACCACTAG TTGGAACCATACCTGAGCAGCTTGGACACTGTTGTTGTGGACAACTCCAAGGACATGAATCAAGGAGTAGAAACTTCTCAG GTTCTCCTGTACCACCATCTCAGTCTCCACAGTCACTTCTGATGGGAGCGAGGTTGCAGAGTGCTCCTACTCTCACAGATATCTACCAAAACAAGCAGAAGCTCAGAAAGCAGCATTCAGACCCAGTTTGCCCATCCTATGCTGGGTATGGATACAGTCATTCTCCACAGCCAACTAGGCCAGGTAGCCTGGGAACATCCCCCACCAAGCACATGGGATCCTCACCCAGGAGCTCAGACTGGCTCTTCAAAACCCCACTGCCAACAATCATCGGCTCTCCCACTAAG GCAACAGCTCCTTTCAAAATACCTAAAACTCAAGCGTCCTCCAACTTGCTGGCCCTGGCAAATCGCCAGGGCTTGGCCGAAACCCCACTGCAGCCTAAAGATATCACTGACCCAAGGGACTTCACACACTTCCACTCCAGCCAGGCAGCTGACAAACAGGCAGGAGAACAGCACAGCAAAACCACCTTTGGCAG GTCTGTTAGTACTGGGAAGCTGTCAGATCAACAGGTAAAGACCACCCTTGGGGGCCAGTTATACCAAGGCAGCACAGACAGTCTCAACACAGAGCGGCCAATGGATACAG ctccagcaggagccTATGGAATTGCAATGGCAACTCCATCCATGGGAAGTGGGGCGAGTTCTCGGGCTGTCATGTTCACTGTGGGGTCCCCTCCAAGCAGTGCCACCCCGCCCACCTGCACCCACATGGTCCTCAGAACCAGAACCACCTCAG TGGGATCAAACAGTTCTGGAGGGTCTCTGTGCTCCACCAGTGGCCGTGTTTATATGGGCTCTCCTCCTGGTATTTACATGGGCTCCTCTCCTCCGGGGGCTGAGGCGGCTCCGAGTCTGAAGTACATCCCTTATGGTACTTCCCCTCCCAGCCTAGAGGGCTTTATCACCTTTGAAGCTCCTGAATTGCCTGAGGAAACTTTAATGGAG AGagagcacacagacacactgcGTCACCTAAACATGATGCTGACATTTACAGAGTGTGTTCTGGATCTGACAGCAGTGAGAGGAGGAAACCCAGACCTGTGCACTTCTGCTGTGTCACTATACCAGATCCAGGAGAGCATCGTTGTGGATCAGATCAGCCAGCTCAGCAAAGAATGGGG GCAAGTGGAGCAGCTGGTGTTGTATATGAAAGCTGCCCAGTTACTGGCATCTTCTCTGCATCTTGCCAAAGCACAGGTCAAATCTGGGAAACTGAACCCATCCACTGCTGTTAAGCAAG TTGTGAAAAGCCTCAATGAGAGATACAAATTCTGTATTGGAATGTGCAAAAAATTGACAGAAAAGTTGAATCGTTTCTTTTCGGACAAGCAAAGGTTCATTGATGAAATCAACAGTGTAACTGCAGAGAAACTTATctacagctgtgctgtggaaaTG GTGCAGTCAGCAGCTCTGGATGAGATGTTCCAGCAAACTGAAGATATCACATATCGATACCACAaggcagccctgctgctggagggactGACTAAAATACTGCAAGACCCTGCAGATATAGAAAACGTGCACAAGT ATAAATCCAGCATTGAGCGAAGGCTGTCTGCACTCTGCTACAGCACAGTGGCTGTGTATGAGCAGTAG
- the ULK2 gene encoding serine/threonine-protein kinase ULK2 isoform X2 has translation MEPLVLPSAQSWEISKKTDWEVAIKSINKKNLSKSQILLGKEIKILKELQHENIVALYDVQEMPNSVFLVMEYCNGGDLADYLQAKGTLSEDTIRVFLQQIAAAMRILHSKGIIHRDLKPQNILLSYASRRKSSVSGIRIKIADFGFARYLHSNMMAATLCGSPMYMAPEVIMSQHYDAKADLWSIGTVIYQCLVGKPPFQANSPQDLRMFYEKNRNLIPSIPRETSAYLADLLLGLLQRNQKDRMDFEAFFNHPFLDHVSTVKKSCPVPVPTYPGSVSGSSCGSSPCRFASPPSLPDMQHIQEENLSSPPLGPPNYLQVSKDSASTSSKNSSCDTDDFVLVPHNISSDHSYDMPLGAAGRRASSEFLMCGGQSPLTISGSSGTVQKPSSASSRNAASGTANRHCQPSVSPRSETAPIPVPTQLRNYQRIEQNLSSTASPVSNPHGSPRAGIVRRSNTSPMGFMKMGSCSPVPADTAQGVGRRLSTGSSRPYSPSPLVGTIPEQLGHCCCGQLQGHESRSRNFSGSPVPPSQSPQSLLMGARLQSAPTLTDIYQNKQKLRKQHSDPVCPSYAGYGYSHSPQPTRPGSLGTSPTKHMGSSPRSSDWLFKTPLPTIIGSPTKATAPFKIPKTQASSNLLALANRQGLAETPLQPKDITDPRDFTHFHSSQAADKQAGEQHSKTTFGRSVSTGKLSDQQVKTTLGGQLYQGSTDSLNTERPMDTAPAGAYGIAMATPSMGSGASSRAVMFTVGSPPSSATPPTCTHMVLRTRTTSVGSNSSGGSLCSTSGRVYMGSPPGIYMGSSPPGAEAAPSLKYIPYGTSPPSLEGFITFEAPELPEETLMEREHTDTLRHLNMMLTFTECVLDLTAVRGGNPDLCTSAVSLYQIQESIVVDQISQLSKEWGQVEQLVLYMKAAQLLASSLHLAKAQVKSGKLNPSTAVKQVVKSLNERYKFCIGMCKKLTEKLNRFFSDKQRFIDEINSVTAEKLIYSCAVEMVQSAALDEMFQQTEDITYRYHKAALLLEGLTKILQDPADIENVHKYKSSIERRLSALCYSTVAVYEQ, from the exons GAAATGCCCAATTCTGTCTTTTTGGTCATGGAG TACTGCAATGGTGGGGACTTGGCAGATTACTTACAAG CTAAGGGGACTCTGAGTGAGGACACCATCCGAGTGTTCCTGCAGCAGATTGCAGCAGCCATGCGCATCCTGCACAGCAAAGGCATCATCCACAGGGACCTCAAACCCCAGAACATTCTCTTGTCCTACGCCAGCCGGCGGAAATCCAGTGTCAGTGGCATACGCATCAAAATAG CTGACTTTGGGTTTGCTCGTTATCTGCACAGCAACATGATGGCTGCAACTCTGTGTGGTTCCCCTATGTACATG GCCCCTGAAGTGATTATGTCTCAACACTACGATGCTAAAGCAGACCTGTGGAGCATAGGAACTGTGATTTATCAGTGTCTTGTTGGAAAACCACCTTTTCAG GCCAATAGTCCTCAAGATTTGAGAATGTTTTACGAAAAGAACAGGAATTTGATTCCTAG TATTCCCAGGGAAACATCAGCTTACCTGGCTGACCTGCTGTTGGGTTTGCTTCAGAGGAACCAAAAGGATAGAATGGACTTTG AAGCATTTTTCAACCACCCTTTCCTGGATCACGTTTCAACAGTGAAAAAAT CTTGTCCTGTACCAGTGCCCACATATCCAGGCTCAGTCTCTGGCAGTTCCTGTGGTAGCTCTCCTTGTCGCTTTGCTTCTCCTCCA TCTCTGCCAGACATGCAGCACATTCAGGAAGAAAATTTGTCTTCCCCTCCGCTGGGTCCTCCTAACTATCTTCAAGTTTCTAAAGACTCTGCCAGTACCAGTAGCAAGAACTCCTCTTGTGACACAGATGACTTTGTTCTTGTCCCACACAATATCTCTTCTGACCATTCAT ATGATAtgcctctgggagcagctggcaggCGGGCTTCCAGTGAGTTCTTGATGTGTGGAGG gCAGTCACCATTAACTATTTCTGGAAGCTCAGGAACTGTACAGAAACCATCCTCAGCCTCTTCTCGAAATGCTGCTTCTGGTACAGCTAACAG GCACTGTCAGCCTTCCGTGTCCCCCCGCAGCGAGACGGCACCGATCCCGGTTCCCACCCAGCTCCGGAATTACCAGCGCATAGAACAGAACCTGTCTTCTACTGCCAGCCCTGTGTCAAACCCCCACGGATCACCCAG AGCCGGGATTGTGAGACGCTCCAACACCAGCCCCATGGGGTTCATGAAGATGGGCTCGTGCTCTCCAGTGCCAGCTGACACTGCCCAGGGTGTTGGGCGCAGGTTGTCCACAGGATCTTCCAGACCATATTCTCCTTCACCACTAG TTGGAACCATACCTGAGCAGCTTGGACACTGTTGTTGTGGACAACTCCAAGGACATGAATCAAGGAGTAGAAACTTCTCAG GTTCTCCTGTACCACCATCTCAGTCTCCACAGTCACTTCTGATGGGAGCGAGGTTGCAGAGTGCTCCTACTCTCACAGATATCTACCAAAACAAGCAGAAGCTCAGAAAGCAGCATTCAGACCCAGTTTGCCCATCCTATGCTGGGTATGGATACAGTCATTCTCCACAGCCAACTAGGCCAGGTAGCCTGGGAACATCCCCCACCAAGCACATGGGATCCTCACCCAGGAGCTCAGACTGGCTCTTCAAAACCCCACTGCCAACAATCATCGGCTCTCCCACTAAG GCAACAGCTCCTTTCAAAATACCTAAAACTCAAGCGTCCTCCAACTTGCTGGCCCTGGCAAATCGCCAGGGCTTGGCCGAAACCCCACTGCAGCCTAAAGATATCACTGACCCAAGGGACTTCACACACTTCCACTCCAGCCAGGCAGCTGACAAACAGGCAGGAGAACAGCACAGCAAAACCACCTTTGGCAG GTCTGTTAGTACTGGGAAGCTGTCAGATCAACAGGTAAAGACCACCCTTGGGGGCCAGTTATACCAAGGCAGCACAGACAGTCTCAACACAGAGCGGCCAATGGATACAG ctccagcaggagccTATGGAATTGCAATGGCAACTCCATCCATGGGAAGTGGGGCGAGTTCTCGGGCTGTCATGTTCACTGTGGGGTCCCCTCCAAGCAGTGCCACCCCGCCCACCTGCACCCACATGGTCCTCAGAACCAGAACCACCTCAG TGGGATCAAACAGTTCTGGAGGGTCTCTGTGCTCCACCAGTGGCCGTGTTTATATGGGCTCTCCTCCTGGTATTTACATGGGCTCCTCTCCTCCGGGGGCTGAGGCGGCTCCGAGTCTGAAGTACATCCCTTATGGTACTTCCCCTCCCAGCCTAGAGGGCTTTATCACCTTTGAAGCTCCTGAATTGCCTGAGGAAACTTTAATGGAG AGagagcacacagacacactgcGTCACCTAAACATGATGCTGACATTTACAGAGTGTGTTCTGGATCTGACAGCAGTGAGAGGAGGAAACCCAGACCTGTGCACTTCTGCTGTGTCACTATACCAGATCCAGGAGAGCATCGTTGTGGATCAGATCAGCCAGCTCAGCAAAGAATGGGG GCAAGTGGAGCAGCTGGTGTTGTATATGAAAGCTGCCCAGTTACTGGCATCTTCTCTGCATCTTGCCAAAGCACAGGTCAAATCTGGGAAACTGAACCCATCCACTGCTGTTAAGCAAG TTGTGAAAAGCCTCAATGAGAGATACAAATTCTGTATTGGAATGTGCAAAAAATTGACAGAAAAGTTGAATCGTTTCTTTTCGGACAAGCAAAGGTTCATTGATGAAATCAACAGTGTAACTGCAGAGAAACTTATctacagctgtgctgtggaaaTG GTGCAGTCAGCAGCTCTGGATGAGATGTTCCAGCAAACTGAAGATATCACATATCGATACCACAaggcagccctgctgctggagggactGACTAAAATACTGCAAGACCCTGCAGATATAGAAAACGTGCACAAGT ATAAATCCAGCATTGAGCGAAGGCTGTCTGCACTCTGCTACAGCACAGTGGCTGTGTATGAGCAGTAG